In the genome of Pseudomonas protegens, one region contains:
- a CDS encoding extensin family protein: protein MRRLKVLGALLLLGALLLIGIRLGWLPVADAWNPWAPLDVQAKPNLLTRFKLARLRDDPQLCDQVLARSGLRTSRQPDSRGDVACPLSNTLRVQGGAVALSSSFLASCPLAVAFALFERHGLQPAAQAVYGQSVARVDHLGSFACRNMYSREKAARSQHASANALDIAGFRLSDGRSISVLRDWPRDSNEGRFLRLARDGACDAFNVVLGPDYNSAHRNHFHLDVGPWWVCR, encoded by the coding sequence GTGCGGAGGCTGAAAGTGCTGGGCGCCCTGTTGCTGCTGGGCGCCCTGTTGTTGATCGGCATCCGCCTGGGCTGGTTGCCGGTGGCTGATGCGTGGAACCCCTGGGCGCCATTGGATGTGCAGGCCAAGCCCAATCTACTGACCCGTTTCAAGCTGGCGCGGCTGCGGGACGATCCGCAGCTGTGCGATCAGGTGTTGGCGCGCTCCGGTTTGCGCACCAGCCGCCAACCCGACAGTCGTGGCGATGTGGCCTGTCCGCTGAGCAATACCTTGCGGGTGCAAGGTGGTGCAGTTGCGTTGAGCAGCAGCTTTCTCGCCAGTTGCCCGCTGGCCGTGGCTTTTGCCCTGTTTGAGCGTCATGGGCTGCAGCCGGCGGCGCAGGCGGTGTATGGGCAGTCGGTGGCGCGGGTCGATCACCTGGGCAGCTTTGCCTGCCGCAATATGTATAGCCGCGAAAAGGCGGCGCGCAGTCAGCATGCCAGCGCCAATGCCCTGGATATCGCCGGCTTTCGTTTGAGCGATGGACGCAGTATCAGCGTGCTGCGGGACTGGCCCAGGGACAGCAACGAAGGGCGCTTTTTGCGCTTGGCCCGGGACGGCGCCTGCGATGCGTTCAATGTGGTGCTGGGGCCGGACTACAACAGCGCGCACCGCAACCATTTCCATCTGGATGTAGGGCCTTGGTGGGTGTGTCGCTAA
- a CDS encoding oxaloacetate decarboxylase has protein sequence MDAQSLRANAFKALHERAGAFVIPNPWDAGSARMLAGLGFEALATTSAGYAFSLGRPDAEGAVSLEDTLNNVRGIVGASSLPVAVDLENGFSDTPEGCAQALLLAAASGVVGGSIEDASGRADQPIYDFNLAVERIEACVAAARSLPFPFTLTARAENLLHGRDDLPDTIRRLQAFAEAGADVLYAPGLRSAEDILQVVRAVAPRPVNVLMAGGLNLSVTQLAELGVKRISVGSAMARAAYGAFYRAAEDIRDHGRFDFAERAMPFQQINQLFKQP, from the coding sequence ATGGACGCGCAATCCCTTCGAGCCAACGCTTTCAAGGCCCTGCACGAGCGTGCCGGTGCCTTTGTCATTCCCAATCCCTGGGATGCCGGTTCCGCGAGGATGCTGGCCGGCCTTGGTTTCGAGGCGCTGGCCACCACCAGCGCGGGCTATGCCTTCTCTCTGGGGCGTCCGGATGCCGAGGGCGCGGTGAGCCTGGAAGATACCTTGAACAACGTCCGCGGGATTGTCGGCGCCAGCAGCCTGCCGGTGGCGGTGGACCTGGAAAACGGTTTTTCCGACACTCCTGAAGGCTGTGCCCAGGCTTTGTTGCTGGCGGCGGCCAGTGGCGTGGTGGGCGGTTCGATCGAGGATGCCAGTGGACGTGCCGACCAGCCCATTTATGACTTCAATCTGGCCGTGGAGCGTATCGAGGCCTGTGTGGCCGCAGCCCGCAGCCTGCCATTTCCCTTCACCCTGACGGCTCGGGCAGAGAATCTGCTCCACGGTCGCGACGATCTGCCTGACACCATCCGCCGGCTGCAGGCCTTTGCCGAAGCCGGGGCCGATGTGCTCTACGCACCGGGGTTGCGCAGTGCCGAGGATATCCTGCAAGTGGTGCGGGCCGTGGCCCCCCGGCCGGTGAACGTGCTGATGGCCGGCGGCCTCAACCTGAGCGTGACGCAACTGGCGGAGCTGGGGGTCAAGCGCATCAGCGTCGGTTCGGCCATGGCTCGCGCGGCCTATGGGGCGTTCTACCGCGCGGCTGAGGACATTCGCGATCACGGTCGCTTCGATTTCGCCGAGCGGGCGATGCCGTTCCAACAGATCAATCAATTGTTCAAGCAGCCATGA
- a CDS encoding DUF72 domain-containing protein, with product MMLPYFLGCPSWSENAWREYLYPQDARANDFLGLYSQVFNAVEGNTTFYARPAPTTVQRWAEIMPEHFRFTAKFPGDISHGGDLRQQLSAAESFIQLLSPLGDRVSPLWLQLPASFAPQRLAELAGFIEGLQRPLAVEVRHPEFFAKGDAERMLNRLLRERGVERICLDPRALFSCTSSAPAVLHAQSKKPRVPPRPAAFTQFPQVRFIGHPELEANDPFLLPWIDKVATWIEEGRTPYVFLHTSDNRLAAELARRFHARLMQRLPGLPALPELYREPAAEQLGLL from the coding sequence CTGATGCTGCCTTATTTCCTCGGTTGTCCTTCCTGGAGCGAAAACGCCTGGCGTGAGTACCTGTATCCGCAAGACGCCCGGGCGAATGATTTTCTCGGCCTGTATTCGCAGGTCTTCAACGCCGTCGAAGGCAACACCACCTTCTATGCCCGCCCCGCGCCGACGACGGTGCAGCGCTGGGCCGAGATCATGCCCGAGCACTTTCGCTTCACCGCCAAGTTTCCCGGCGACATCAGTCACGGCGGTGACCTGCGCCAGCAGTTGAGCGCGGCCGAGAGCTTCATTCAATTGCTCAGCCCCCTGGGTGACCGGGTATCGCCCCTGTGGTTGCAACTGCCGGCCAGCTTCGCGCCTCAGCGACTGGCGGAGCTGGCGGGTTTTATCGAGGGCCTGCAGCGGCCACTGGCGGTGGAGGTCCGGCACCCGGAATTCTTTGCCAAGGGCGATGCCGAGCGCATGCTCAACCGATTGTTGCGTGAGCGGGGTGTCGAGCGTATCTGCCTGGATCCGCGGGCCTTGTTCAGTTGCACCTCCAGTGCTCCGGCGGTGCTGCATGCGCAGTCGAAAAAGCCCCGGGTGCCGCCACGTCCGGCGGCTTTCACGCAGTTTCCCCAGGTGCGTTTCATCGGCCATCCGGAGCTGGAGGCCAATGATCCGTTTCTGCTGCCCTGGATCGACAAGGTGGCCACCTGGATCGAGGAAGGGCGCACGCCCTATGTGTTCCTGCACACTTCCGACAACCGCTTGGCCGCTGAACTGGCCCGGCGCTTTCACGCTCGGCTGATGCAACGTTTGCCTGGCTTGCCCGCGTTGCCTGAGTTATACAGAGAGCCCGCCGCGGAGCAGCTCGGCCTGCTCTGA
- the tsaB gene encoding tRNA (adenosine(37)-N6)-threonylcarbamoyltransferase complex dimerization subunit type 1 TsaB codes for MSTLLALDTATEACSVALLHDGKVTSHYEVIPRLHAQKLLPMIKELLANAGTTLQAVDAIAFGRGPGAFTGVRIAIGVVQGLAFALERPVLPVSNLAVLAQRALREHGATQVAAAIDARMDEVYWGCYRETAGEMRLVGAEAVLPPEVAALPEDAAGDWFGAGTGWGYGERIAVPLSAQDAGMLPHAEDLLTLARFAWERGEAIVADEAQPVYLRDKVATPKAR; via the coding sequence ATGAGCACCTTGCTGGCCCTGGACACCGCGACTGAAGCTTGCTCCGTTGCTTTGCTGCATGACGGCAAGGTCACGAGTCATTACGAGGTGATCCCGCGCCTGCATGCGCAGAAGCTGTTGCCGATGATCAAGGAACTGCTGGCCAATGCCGGTACCACCCTGCAGGCGGTGGATGCCATCGCCTTTGGCCGTGGCCCGGGCGCCTTCACCGGCGTGCGGATCGCCATTGGCGTGGTGCAGGGGCTGGCCTTCGCCCTGGAGCGTCCGGTGCTGCCGGTGTCCAACCTGGCGGTGCTGGCCCAGCGCGCGTTGCGTGAGCACGGTGCGACCCAGGTGGCCGCGGCCATCGATGCGCGCATGGATGAAGTCTATTGGGGCTGCTATCGGGAAACGGCCGGCGAGATGCGTCTGGTGGGGGCCGAGGCGGTATTGCCGCCGGAAGTCGCGGCCTTGCCGGAAGACGCCGCTGGCGACTGGTTTGGCGCGGGCACGGGCTGGGGGTATGGCGAGCGCATTGCCGTGCCGCTCAGCGCTCAGGACGCGGGCATGCTGCCCCATGCCGAAGACCTGCTGACCTTGGCGAGATTTGCCTGGGAGCGGGGCGAGGCGATCGTCGCCGATGAGGCACAACCGGTCTATCTGCGGGATAAGGTGGCCACGCCCAAAGCCCGTTGA
- the adk gene encoding adenylate kinase has translation MRVILLGAPGAGKGTQAKFITEKFGIPQISTGDMLRAAVKAGTELGLKAKSVMDSGGLVSDDLIINLVKERISQPDCAKGFLFDGFPRTIPQAEALVKAGVELDNVVEIAVDDEEIVQRIAGRRVHEASGRVYHTVYNPPKTAGKDDITGEDLVQRKDDTEETVRHRLSVYHSQTKPLVEFYQQLASTQGKPKYSHIPGVGSVEVITAKVLEALS, from the coding sequence ATGCGCGTAATTCTGCTGGGAGCTCCCGGGGCCGGTAAAGGTACTCAGGCAAAGTTCATCACCGAAAAGTTCGGCATTCCACAGATCTCCACCGGCGACATGCTGCGTGCCGCGGTCAAGGCCGGCACCGAGCTGGGCCTGAAGGCCAAGAGCGTGATGGACAGCGGTGGCCTGGTGTCCGACGACCTGATCATCAACCTGGTCAAGGAGCGCATCAGCCAGCCTGACTGTGCCAAGGGTTTCCTGTTCGACGGTTTCCCGCGCACCATTCCTCAGGCCGAAGCACTGGTCAAGGCCGGTGTGGAACTGGATAACGTGGTGGAAATCGCGGTCGACGACGAAGAGATCGTCCAGCGTATCGCCGGTCGCCGTGTACACGAGGCCTCGGGCCGCGTGTACCACACCGTCTACAACCCGCCGAAGACTGCCGGCAAGGACGACATCACCGGTGAAGACCTGGTGCAGCGCAAGGACGACACCGAAGAAACCGTGCGTCATCGTCTGTCGGTCTACCACTCCCAGACCAAGCCGCTGGTGGAGTTCTACCAGCAACTGGCCTCGACCCAGGGCAAGCCGAAGTACAGCCACATCCCAGGTGTTGGCTCGGTGGAAGTGATCACTGCCAAGGTACTTGAAGCCCTGAGCTGA
- the ppc gene encoding phosphoenolpyruvate carboxylase, producing MTDIDARLREDVHLLGELLGNTIRDQYGEAFLDKIEQIRKGAKADRRGSPGAELSASLDSLSEDELLPVARAFNQFLNLANIAEQYQLIHRRDESQPAPFEARVLPELLARLRAEGHSADALARQLARLEIELVLTAHPTEVARRTLIQKYDAIAAQLAAQDHRDLTSAERGQIQERLQRLIAEAWHTEEIRRTRPTPVDEAKWGFAVIEHSLWQAIPNYLRKADKALFEATGLRLPLESAPIRFASWMGGDRDGNPNVTASVTREVLLLARWMAADLYLRDVDHLAAELSMQQASPALLAKAGDSAEPYRALLKQLRERLRATRNWAQAALGAAVPAGPEVLQNNRDLLEPLQLCYQSLHECGMGVIADGPLLDCLRRAVTFGLFLVRLDVRQDSSRHTSAMTEITDYLGLGRYADWSEEDRITFLNRELASRRPLLPGYFKPSADTAEVLATCREIAQAPAASLGSYVISMAGAASDVLAVQLLLKESGVLRPMRVVPLFETLADLDNAGPVMETLLHLPGYRSRLQGPQEVMIGYSDSAKDAGTTAAAWAQYRAQERLVDICREQQVELLLFHGRGGTVGRGGGPAHAAILSQPPGSVAGRFRTTEQGEMIRFKFGLPDIAEQNLNLYLAAVLEATLLPPPPPEPAWRHLMDELASDGVQAYRAVVRDNPQFVEYFRQSTPEQELGRLPLGSRPAKRRAGGIESLRAIPWIFGWTQTRLMLPAWLGWEAALSKALARGEGELLGQMRERWPFFRTRIDMLEMVLAKADADIARSYDERLVEAELLPLGAHLRDLLSQACAVVLGLTGQSQLLAHSPDTLEFIRLRNTYLDPLHLLQAELLARSRKQEAPQGSPVEQALLVSVAGIAAGLRNTG from the coding sequence ATGACCGATATTGATGCGCGCTTGCGCGAAGACGTTCACCTCTTGGGCGAACTGTTGGGCAATACCATCCGTGATCAGTACGGGGAGGCTTTCCTCGACAAGATCGAGCAGATCCGCAAGGGCGCCAAGGCCGATCGCCGGGGCTCGCCCGGGGCCGAATTGAGTGCCAGTCTCGACTCGCTGAGCGAAGACGAATTGCTGCCGGTGGCGCGGGCCTTCAACCAGTTCCTCAACCTGGCGAACATCGCCGAGCAGTATCAGTTGATTCACCGCCGCGACGAGTCGCAACCGGCGCCCTTCGAAGCCCGGGTGCTGCCGGAGCTGCTGGCGCGGTTGCGGGCCGAGGGGCACTCCGCCGACGCCCTGGCCCGGCAGTTGGCGCGTCTGGAGATCGAGCTGGTGCTCACCGCCCACCCTACCGAAGTGGCGCGCCGCACCCTGATCCAGAAATACGATGCGATTGCCGCGCAGTTGGCGGCCCAGGACCATCGCGATCTGACCAGCGCCGAGCGCGGGCAGATCCAGGAACGCCTGCAACGACTGATCGCCGAAGCCTGGCACACCGAGGAAATTCGCCGTACCCGGCCGACCCCGGTGGATGAGGCCAAGTGGGGCTTTGCGGTGATCGAGCATTCGCTGTGGCAAGCGATCCCCAATTACCTGCGCAAGGCCGACAAGGCGCTGTTTGAAGCCACCGGCCTGCGTTTGCCCCTGGAGTCGGCGCCGATCCGTTTCGCTTCGTGGATGGGCGGCGACCGCGACGGCAACCCCAATGTCACCGCCAGCGTGACCCGCGAAGTGTTGCTGCTGGCGCGCTGGATGGCCGCCGATCTGTATCTGCGTGACGTCGATCACCTGGCCGCCGAGTTGTCCATGCAGCAGGCCAGCCCGGCCCTGCTGGCCAAGGCCGGGGACAGTGCCGAGCCCTATCGCGCGCTGCTCAAGCAACTGCGCGAGCGCCTGCGGGCCACCCGCAACTGGGCCCAGGCGGCGCTGGGCGCGGCGGTGCCGGCCGGGCCCGAGGTGTTGCAGAACAATCGCGATCTGCTGGAGCCCTTGCAGCTGTGCTACCAGTCGCTGCACGAATGCGGCATGGGCGTGATTGCCGACGGTCCGTTGCTTGACTGTTTGCGCCGGGCGGTGACGTTCGGCCTGTTCCTGGTGCGCCTGGATGTGCGTCAGGACTCCAGTCGGCATACCTCGGCCATGACCGAGATCACCGATTACCTGGGCCTGGGTCGCTATGCCGACTGGAGCGAAGAGGACCGCATCACGTTCCTCAATCGCGAACTGGCCAGTCGGCGGCCGTTGTTGCCGGGCTACTTCAAGCCATCGGCGGACACTGCCGAAGTGCTCGCCACCTGTCGCGAGATCGCCCAGGCGCCGGCGGCGTCCCTGGGGTCCTACGTGATTTCCATGGCCGGAGCGGCCTCCGATGTGCTGGCGGTGCAATTGCTGCTCAAGGAGTCCGGGGTGCTGCGGCCGATGCGCGTGGTGCCGCTGTTCGAAACCCTGGCGGACCTGGACAACGCCGGCCCGGTGATGGAGACGCTGCTGCACCTACCGGGCTATCGCTCGCGGCTGCAGGGGCCTCAGGAGGTGATGATCGGCTACTCGGATTCGGCCAAGGATGCCGGGACCACCGCTGCCGCCTGGGCGCAGTATCGGGCGCAGGAGCGGCTGGTGGATATCTGCCGTGAACAACAGGTGGAACTGCTGCTGTTCCACGGTCGCGGCGGTACGGTGGGGCGCGGCGGCGGTCCGGCCCACGCGGCGATCCTGTCGCAGCCGCCGGGTTCGGTGGCGGGGCGCTTCCGCACCACCGAGCAGGGGGAAATGATCCGTTTCAAATTCGGCCTGCCGGACATCGCCGAGCAGAACCTCAACCTCTACCTGGCAGCGGTGCTGGAGGCGACCCTGCTGCCACCACCACCACCGGAGCCGGCCTGGCGTCACCTGATGGACGAGCTGGCCAGCGATGGGGTCCAGGCCTATCGCGCGGTGGTGCGGGACAATCCGCAATTCGTCGAGTACTTCCGCCAGTCCACCCCGGAGCAGGAGTTGGGCCGCCTGCCCCTGGGCAGTCGACCGGCCAAGCGCCGGGCGGGTGGGATTGAAAGCCTGCGGGCGATCCCGTGGATCTTCGGCTGGACCCAGACCCGCCTGATGCTGCCGGCGTGGCTCGGCTGGGAGGCCGCCTTGAGCAAGGCGCTGGCCCGGGGCGAGGGTGAGTTGCTGGGGCAGATGCGCGAGCGATGGCCGTTCTTCCGCACCCGCATCGATATGCTGGAAATGGTGCTGGCCAAGGCCGATGCGGACATTGCCCGCTCCTATGACGAGCGCCTGGTGGAGGCGGAACTGCTGCCATTGGGGGCGCATTTACGCGACCTATTGTCGCAGGCCTGCGCGGTGGTCCTGGGGTTGACCGGACAGTCGCAATTGCTGGCCCACAGCCCCGATACCCTGGAGTTCATCCGCCTGCGCAATACCTACCTGGATCCGCTGCACCTGCTGCAGGCGGAGCTGCTGGCGCGCTCGCGCAAGCAGGAGGCGCCGCAGGGAAGCCCCGTGGAACAGGCGTTGCTGGTCTCCGTGGCCGGTATCGCCGCCGGTTTGCGCAATACCGGCTGA
- a CDS encoding pilin assembly protein → MKIRELAQHWEENAKGRLSKTAYRIHLDVEAAARLAALSEMYPKRQTEELLGELIGAALEELEASFPYIQGQHVVATDEEGDPLYEDIGPTPRFLALSRQHLQLMASPSDKPKH, encoded by the coding sequence ATGAAAATCCGTGAACTCGCACAACACTGGGAAGAAAACGCCAAGGGGCGCCTGAGCAAGACCGCCTACCGGATTCACCTGGACGTGGAAGCCGCCGCGCGCCTGGCCGCCCTCTCCGAGATGTACCCCAAACGCCAGACCGAGGAATTGCTCGGCGAACTGATCGGCGCCGCCCTGGAAGAGCTGGAGGCGAGCTTTCCCTACATCCAGGGCCAGCACGTCGTGGCCACCGATGAAGAGGGCGATCCGCTGTACGAAGATATCGGTCCGACACCGCGCTTTCTGGCCCTTTCACGCCAGCATCTGCAGCTCATGGCCAGCCCGTCCGACAAGCCGAAGCACTGA
- a CDS encoding DUF4398 domain-containing protein — MELKTMKISTAKSSFTSLRGLKLAALALGSSMVLAGCAGNPPSEQYAVTQSAVNSAVSAGGTEFAAVEMKSAQDKLKQAEIAMHDKKYDEARRLAEQAEWDARVAERKAQAAKAEQALKDSQKGVQELRQEGMRSVQ, encoded by the coding sequence ATGGAGTTGAAGACCATGAAGATCAGCACTGCCAAATCCTCGTTCACCTCTCTGCGCGGGCTGAAGCTGGCCGCGCTGGCCCTCGGTAGCAGCATGGTACTGGCCGGTTGTGCCGGTAACCCGCCTTCCGAGCAGTACGCGGTCACGCAATCTGCGGTCAATAGCGCAGTGAGCGCAGGCGGCACCGAGTTCGCCGCCGTGGAAATGAAGTCGGCCCAGGACAAGCTCAAGCAAGCCGAGATCGCCATGCACGACAAGAAGTACGACGAAGCCCGTCGCCTGGCCGAACAAGCCGAGTGGGACGCCCGTGTCGCCGAGCGCAAGGCCCAGGCCGCCAAGGCCGAACAGGCGCTGAAAGACTCGCAGAAAGGCGTTCAGGAACTGCGTCAGGAAGGTATGCGCAGCGTGCAGTAA
- a CDS encoding OmpA family protein produces the protein MRKQLMIPALLAMSVALAACSTPPNANLENARTNFSGLQANPQASKVAALETKDAADWMDKADKAYLNKEDEKKVDQLAYLTNQRVEVAKETIALRTAEAKLKDAGDQRARAILEARDAQIKQLQDSLNAKQTDRGTLVTFGDVLFATNKSDLKSSGLVNINKLAQFLQQNPDRKVIVEGYTDSTGSDSYNQSLSERRAGSVQMALIRMGVDPSRIVSQGYGKEYPVADNGSVSGRAMNRRVEVTISNDNQPVAPRSAISRN, from the coding sequence ATGCGCAAACAACTGATGATCCCTGCCCTGTTGGCCATGAGCGTAGCCCTGGCGGCCTGCTCCACCCCGCCCAACGCCAACCTGGAAAACGCCCGGACCAACTTCTCCGGCCTGCAAGCCAACCCGCAGGCGAGCAAAGTCGCGGCCCTGGAAACCAAGGACGCCGCCGACTGGATGGACAAGGCCGACAAGGCCTACTTGAACAAGGAAGACGAGAAGAAGGTCGACCAACTGGCCTACCTGACCAACCAGCGGGTTGAAGTGGCCAAGGAAACCATCGCCCTGCGCACCGCCGAAGCCAAGCTCAAGGACGCCGGCGACCAGCGCGCCCGCGCGATCCTCGAAGCCCGTGACGCGCAGATCAAGCAGCTGCAGGACAGCCTCAACGCCAAGCAGACCGATCGCGGCACCCTGGTGACCTTTGGTGACGTGCTGTTCGCCACCAACAAGTCCGACCTGAAGTCCAGCGGCCTGGTGAACATCAACAAGCTGGCGCAATTTCTCCAGCAGAACCCGGACCGCAAGGTGATCGTCGAAGGCTACACCGACAGCACCGGCAGCGATTCCTACAACCAGTCCCTGTCCGAGCGCCGTGCCGGCTCGGTACAGATGGCCCTGATCCGCATGGGCGTCGACCCATCGCGCATCGTCAGCCAGGGGTATGGCAAGGAATATCCGGTGGCCGATAACGGCAGCGTGTCCGGTCGCGCCATGAACCGTCGGGTGGAAGTGACCATTTCCAACGACAACCAGCCGGTGGCGCCACGTTCGGCCATCAGCCGCAACTGA
- a CDS encoding alpha/beta hydrolase, with protein MRILAALTLLLCLNGCSSLLFYPEPGLPFTPERAKLEYRDVTLTSADGLKLHGWWLPAKPGVAVKGTVLHLHGNGGNLAWHLGGSWWLPEQGYQVLLLDYRGYGLSEGAPSLPAIYQDVDAAFKWLDQAPEVQGKPLIVLGQSLGGALAIHYLVEHPERQARLKAIVLDGVPASYRDVGRYALSTSWLTWPLQVPLSWLVPDADSAINSLPRLTGVPKLIYHSIDDPIVPLSNGIRVYQAAPPPRVLQLTRGGHVQTFADPTWRSVMLRYLDDPQHFDGLRRLGEIPNYPTPPNSAVEPPESPQ; from the coding sequence ATGCGCATCCTGGCCGCGCTGACCCTGTTGCTGTGCCTCAATGGCTGCAGCTCGCTGCTGTTCTATCCCGAACCCGGGCTGCCCTTCACTCCCGAACGGGCCAAGCTTGAATACCGTGACGTGACCCTGACCAGCGCCGATGGCCTCAAGCTGCATGGCTGGTGGCTGCCGGCCAAGCCGGGAGTGGCGGTCAAGGGCACGGTGCTGCACCTGCATGGCAACGGCGGCAACCTGGCCTGGCACCTGGGGGGCAGTTGGTGGCTGCCGGAGCAGGGCTATCAGGTGCTGCTGCTGGACTATCGCGGTTATGGCCTGTCCGAAGGGGCGCCGAGCCTGCCGGCGATCTACCAGGACGTCGATGCCGCGTTCAAGTGGCTGGACCAGGCGCCTGAGGTGCAGGGCAAACCCTTGATCGTGCTCGGACAAAGCCTGGGTGGCGCCCTGGCCATTCACTATCTGGTGGAGCACCCCGAGCGTCAGGCCCGGCTCAAGGCCATCGTCCTCGATGGCGTGCCGGCCAGTTATCGCGATGTCGGGCGTTATGCCCTGAGCACCTCCTGGCTGACCTGGCCGCTGCAGGTGCCGCTGTCGTGGCTGGTGCCGGACGCCGACAGCGCGATCAACTCGCTGCCGCGCCTGACCGGGGTGCCGAAACTCATCTACCACAGCATCGACGATCCGATCGTGCCCCTTTCCAATGGCATCCGCGTGTATCAAGCTGCGCCCCCGCCCAGGGTCCTGCAACTGACCCGCGGCGGCCATGTGCAAACCTTTGCCGATCCGACCTGGCGCAGCGTGATGCTGCGCTACCTCGATGATCCGCAGCATTTCGACGGGTTGCGTCGCCTGGGGGAAATCCCCAATTACCCGACGCCCCCGAATTCAGCCGTTGAACCTCCAGAGAGTCCGCAATGA
- a CDS encoding flavohemoglobin expression-modulating QEGLA motif protein produces the protein MDDYQQTIRTLSDRIVLAQTPIRVLDAVKWDENIRKGFLKAKGKEMPAVDRAYYEGRPLSFDSGAVKLEFQNIERDITRQLGQFSPVGQIMRRMCKEYRMVVRMLEARGTGDFGLISQELYGAASDAFHAGDPTLADLGLMMSDYLNNIDGRGDLKDEPKVLSAKQAVSLLQSRLNKVFGEAEETIRVFESDGIVADAAAGADYIKIRSDAMFNERDVRALEVHEGLVHVGTTLNGLNQPICTFLAKGPPSSTVTQEGLAILMEIITFASYPSRLRKLTNRTRAIHMVEEGADFLQVFEFFREQGFEMAESYGNASRVFRGSVPTGLPFTKDLSYLKGFIMVYNYIQLAVRKGKLEQIPLLFCGKTTLEDMRTLRQLVDEGLVVPPKYLPDQFRDLNALSAWMCFSNFLNHLSLDRIEADYSNIL, from the coding sequence GTGGACGATTACCAGCAGACGATACGCACTTTGTCCGATCGCATAGTGCTGGCACAGACCCCGATCCGCGTACTGGATGCGGTGAAGTGGGACGAGAACATCCGCAAGGGCTTTCTCAAGGCCAAGGGCAAGGAGATGCCTGCGGTGGATCGCGCCTATTACGAAGGACGGCCGCTGTCCTTCGATTCCGGAGCGGTAAAGCTGGAATTCCAGAACATCGAGCGCGACATCACCCGGCAGTTGGGGCAGTTCAGCCCGGTGGGGCAGATCATGCGCCGCATGTGCAAGGAATACCGCATGGTGGTGCGCATGCTCGAAGCCCGCGGCACCGGCGACTTCGGGCTGATTTCCCAGGAGCTCTACGGCGCCGCCTCCGATGCCTTCCACGCCGGCGATCCGACCCTGGCGGACCTCGGGCTGATGATGTCCGACTACCTGAACAACATCGACGGGCGCGGCGATCTCAAGGACGAACCCAAGGTGCTCAGTGCCAAGCAGGCGGTCAGCCTGTTGCAGAGCCGGCTGAACAAGGTGTTCGGCGAGGCCGAGGAAACCATCCGCGTGTTCGAGTCCGACGGTATCGTCGCCGACGCCGCGGCGGGCGCTGACTACATCAAGATCCGCAGCGACGCGATGTTCAACGAGCGCGATGTGCGGGCCCTGGAAGTCCATGAGGGACTGGTGCATGTGGGCACCACCCTCAACGGCCTGAACCAGCCGATCTGCACCTTCCTGGCCAAGGGCCCGCCCTCGTCCACGGTGACCCAGGAAGGCCTGGCGATCCTCATGGAAATCATCACCTTCGCTTCCTACCCGAGTCGCCTGCGCAAGTTGACCAACCGCACCCGGGCCATCCACATGGTGGAGGAGGGCGCGGACTTCCTGCAGGTGTTCGAGTTCTTCCGCGAGCAGGGTTTCGAGATGGCCGAGAGCTACGGCAACGCCAGCCGGGTGTTCCGCGGTTCGGTGCCCACAGGGCTGCCGTTTACCAAAGACTTGTCCTATCTCAAGGGCTTCATCATGGTTTACAACTACATTCAGCTGGCCGTGCGCAAGGGCAAGCTGGAGCAGATCCCCTTGCTGTTCTGCGGCAAGACCACCCTGGAAGACATGCGCACCTTGCGCCAGCTGGTGGATGAAGGCCTGGTGGTGCCACCCAAGTACCTGCCGGACCAGTTCCGTGACCTGAATGCCCTGTCGGCCTGGATGTGTTTCTCCAACTTCCTCAACCACCTGAGCCTGGACCGGATCGAGGCGGACTACTCCAATATCCTTTGA